The sequence CCGCGAAGAAACCAACACTCAATTTCTCGGTGGCGCTTGACACCGCACTCGGACTCACGAACACCGAGCGGTCGTTCGAGCGCGAGTGGCGGAACATCACGTTCGGGGCCTTGCTGGAGGGGTTCCCCGAGTACCTGAAGCTCGAAGGGCGGGCGGTGGAGGTCCGAGCTTTCGAAACCGGCATAGTCCCAGGGCTGCTCCAGACTCCTGAATATGCCAGAGCACTGGCAGAAGCCGCAGTTCGGCGCGGTGCGATCACTGCGGAACTGGCGGAGCAACGTCTCCGTGCGCTGGCCGAACGCCAACAAGCCGTGCAGGGCGAGCGTCCGCCCATGATCTTCGCGGTACTGGACGAGAGCTGCATCCGCCGCACTATCGGCGGCTCGGAAGCTATGAAGGCTCAGCTACGTCACTTGGTGGGCTTCGCGGCCCTCCCCAATACCGTCCTTCAGATCGTTCCCTT comes from Streptomyces sp. Tu6071 and encodes:
- a CDS encoding helix-turn-helix domain-containing protein, whose protein sequence is MNIKKLNPDAGPYAAYGARLRKVRQELGLRQKDVATRVGYAESHMSGVEIAAKKPTLNFSVALDTALGLTNTERSFEREWRNITFGALLEGFPEYLKLEGRAVEVRAFETGIVPGLLQTPEYARALAEAAVRRGAITAELAEQRLRALAERQQAVQGERPPMIFAVLDESCIRRTIGGSEAMKAQLRHLVGFAALPNTVLQIVPFSVGERRPLDLLTNLLTLPDRGIVSYAESQTQGHLDREITSVAALMTAYHQAQAVSLSQAETVALIEQAEREHP